The following are encoded in a window of Drosophila simulans strain w501 chromosome 3L, Prin_Dsim_3.1, whole genome shotgun sequence genomic DNA:
- the LOC6737965 gene encoding lipase member H-A has protein sequence MPQTNTTNFISVTLRMQTGVQLALFLTLTIGAVYGETGFFLNTRRVQENAQPIEPEVEALVRSSFYAADPTVVTIPRWLGNISSPEISAVVSARLQQQDSNIISVDLSEANDESEIIDSVASLVIVLHNQFDMPLDRILVVGFAEGAHLAGGVAAKVQQDLGRQLSQITALDPSSGAELDHKLSQADAEFVEVVHTNAGGEGTWERLGHVDYYPNGGQTQPGCSTDSCSHERAFELLAEMWSPENDFVSARCGSVETLSASSCRWSTHKMGQKLEEQPASGIYFLETRQSSPFSRGAYFISFL, from the exons ATGCCTCAGACGAATACTActaatttcatttcagttaCATTAAGAATGCAGACCGGAGTACAACTAGCTTTGTTTTTGACCCTCACAATAGGAGCGG TCTATGGAGAGACTGGATTTTTCCTAAACACACGTCGCGTCCAGGAAAATGCACAGCCAATCGAGCCGGAAGTGGAGGCTCTGGTAAGGAGTTCCTTCTATGCCGCAGATCCCACAGT CGTAACCATTCCCCGCTGGCTTGGAAACATCTCCTCGCCGGAGATCTCCGCTGTGGTTTCTGCTCGACTTCAGCAGCAGGATAGCAATATAATCAGTGTAGATCTGTCCGAAGCCAATGATGAATCAGAGATCATCGACAGCGTGGCCAGCCTGGTCATCGTTCTACACAATCAATTCGATATGCCACTGGATCGCATTCTGGTCGTGGGTTTCGCGGAGGGCGCCCATTTGGCAGGTGGAGTGGCTGCCAAGGTGCAGCAGGATTTGGGTCGTCAGTTGTCGCAGATTACAGCTCTTGACCCTTCCTCTGGAGCGGAACTAGACCACAAGCTGTCCCAAGCCGATGCTGAGTTTGTGGAGGTTGTGCACACAAATGCCGGAGGAGAGGGCACTTGGGAGCGACTGGGTCATGTGGACTACTATCCCAACGGAGGACAAACGCAGCCTGGCTGCTCCACGGACTCCTGTTCGCACGAGAGAGCCTTCGAGCTGCTCGCCGAGATGTGGTCGCCGGAGAATGACTTTGTGAGCGCCCGTTGTGGTTCGGTGGAGACTTTAAGCGCCTCCAGCTGCCGCTGGTCCACCCACAAAATGGGCCAAAAATTGGAGGAGCAGCCTGCCTCAGGCATCTATTTCCTGGAGACCCGACAGTCCTCACCCTTTTCCCGTGGAGCCTACTTCATAAGCTTCCTTTGA